A single region of the Variovorax paradoxus genome encodes:
- a CDS encoding helix-turn-helix domain-containing protein: MDYPLRFVDQLRPHLKALRKKRGLTQAQAGALVGVSQARIAEIEANPGAVSLEQLAKLLSTLGATFFLREDTPSGGVLYAREEPSTTYEPLQDAAVNLPAGPWTTRQMSDGSVLVTLSPGETGAPAPQSTAPGTLLRQLQALNPGRNVKPNSRRSFVIRPKTGSW, from the coding sequence ATGGACTATCCCCTTCGCTTCGTCGACCAACTGCGGCCTCACCTGAAGGCCCTACGGAAAAAACGTGGCCTGACACAGGCGCAAGCCGGTGCACTCGTCGGTGTCAGCCAGGCACGCATCGCGGAAATCGAAGCGAATCCCGGAGCTGTCAGCCTCGAACAGCTGGCAAAGCTCCTGTCGACCTTGGGCGCGACCTTCTTTCTGCGGGAAGACACGCCTTCGGGCGGCGTCCTGTACGCGAGGGAGGAGCCCTCGACAACATATGAGCCGCTCCAGGACGCAGCCGTGAACCTTCCGGCGGGGCCGTGGACGACCCGGCAGATGAGTGATGGCTCCGTGCTGGTCACGCTGTCTCCCGGGGAGACTGGCGCTCCGGCGCCCCAATCGACCGCACCGGGCACATTGCTACGGCAGCTCCAAGCCCTGAACCCGGGCAGGAACGTAAAGCCGAACTCGCGCCGCAGCTTCGTCATCCGGCCAAAGACGGGCTCCTGGTAA